A window of Ipomoea triloba cultivar NCNSP0323 chromosome 2, ASM357664v1 contains these coding sequences:
- the LOC116004070 gene encoding zinc finger protein CONSTANS-LIKE 16: MMSFDNQRKTANAISGKTARACDSCLWKRARWFCVADDAFLCQSCDVSVHSANQLASRHQRVRLGTSSSSSTAATLLSSPKCNQVVAAAADDDESPPAWHRGFTRKPRTPRNSKRTKKQTSGGGGVAVEESVNPLLPLVPEMGSDDDYNNNEIDPEQLFCQVPVLLDDDLNALLNDSGGDDHMRGLEIPEFLSSDMELAEFAADVETLLGDDDVEDKATAAVKIEINGDDCTEALNWSFGEEQEVEQKVMMRMLSGLDEESSSMESGSCKEEAKKSRMLLSLNYEEVISAWASQGCPWTDGTRPHFDPNHCWPDFMGGDHYNHHPYGTAMMMRRSDEGREARVSRYREKRRTRLFSKKIRYEVRKLNAEKRPRLKGRFVKRASLFQPPPPFPNYLLNRHL; this comes from the exons ATGATGAGTTTTGATAATCAAAGAAAAACAGCTAATGCCATCAGTGGCAAGACAGCTAGAGCCTGCGATAGCTGTTTGTGGAAGAGAGCTCGTTGGTTTTGCGTCGCCGACGATGCTTTTCTCTGCCAATCTTGCGACGTTTCCGTTCACTCTGCTAACCAGCTGGCCAGTCGTCACCAAAGGGTTCGTCTCGGAACATCCTCGTCTTCATCGACGGCGGCAACGTTGTTGTCCTCTCCCAAATGTAACCAAGTTgttgccgccgccgccgacgacGATGAATCTCCCCCGGCTTGGCACCGCGGCTTCACCCGCAAGCCCAGAACTCCGCGGAACTCCAAACGGACCAAGAAGCAAAcctccggcggcggcggcgttgCGGTGGAGGAGAGCGTTAACCCCCTCCTCCCTTTAGTCCCGGAGATGGGGAGCGACGACGACTACAACAACAACGAGATCGACCCGGAGCAGCTTTTTTGCCAAGTTCCGGTGTTGTTGGATGACGACCTCAACGCGCTCTTGAACGACAGCGGCGGAGACGACCACATGCGGGGTTTGGAGATTCCCGAGTTCCTTTCCTCGGACATGGAATTGGCGGAGTTTGCTGCCGATGTAGAGACGTTGTTAGGAGATGATGACGTGGAAGACAAAGCGACGGCGGCGGTGAAGATTGAGATTAATGGGGACGATTGTACGGAGGCGTTGAATTGGAGCTTTGGGGAAGAGCAGGAAGTTGAACAGAAAGTGATGATGAGGATGTTGAGTGGATTAGATGAGGAGTCTTCGTCCATGGAAAGTGGAAGCTGTAAAGAAGAAGCGAAGAAGTCGAGGATGCTTTTAAGTCTTAACTACGAGGAAGTTATCAGTGCTTGGGCTAGCCAAGGTTGTCCCTGGACTGATGGAACTCGACCCCATTTCGACCCAAACCATTGCTGGCCAGATTTCATG GGAGGAGATCATTATAATCATCATCCATACGGGACTGCAATGATGATGAGACGAAGCGACGAAGGGAGAGAAGCACGGGTGAGTCGGTACAGGGAGAAGAGGAGGACGAGGTTGTTCTCGAAGAAGATTCGGTACGAGGTGAGGAAATTGAATGCAGAGAAGAGGCCTCGTTTGAAAGGGCGGTTTGTGAAGAGGGCATCATTGTTTCAGCCACCGCCGCCTTTCCCCAACTACCTCCTCAATCGACACTTATGA